The following coding sequences are from one Verrucosispora sp. WMMD573 window:
- a CDS encoding TetR family transcriptional regulator C-terminal domain-containing protein — MPRKVDRQERRTLIADALMRVAAEQGLEAISLRHVAAAAGVSAGMVQHYFRTKDEMMSFAMSVVRDRGQARVADAVAALGDRPPPRTLLRTMITALLPLDGPSREDGRVTLAFLAYTAVRPQAATLVQRDHAQMTAFVAGLLPVPHGDDSAAGLLALMEGLGIHLLSGSQTPQQALRALDHHLDLIFDPPVRAGERGIDTVPHATAADR; from the coding sequence ATGCCCAGGAAGGTGGACCGCCAGGAGCGACGCACGCTCATCGCCGACGCCCTGATGCGGGTCGCCGCCGAGCAGGGCCTGGAAGCCATCAGCCTGCGTCACGTGGCGGCAGCGGCAGGCGTCTCCGCCGGCATGGTGCAGCACTACTTCCGCACGAAGGACGAGATGATGTCCTTCGCCATGTCGGTGGTCCGCGACCGCGGCCAGGCCCGGGTAGCCGACGCCGTCGCGGCGCTGGGCGACCGGCCGCCCCCACGGACGCTGCTCCGCACGATGATCACCGCACTGCTGCCCCTGGACGGACCATCCCGCGAGGACGGCCGGGTCACCCTGGCCTTCCTCGCCTACACCGCCGTACGCCCGCAGGCCGCCACCCTTGTCCAGAGGGACCACGCGCAGATGACGGCATTCGTCGCCGGCCTGCTACCCGTCCCGCACGGCGACGACAGCGCGGCCGGTCTCCTGGCACTGATGGAAGGCCTCGGCATCCACCTGCTCAGCGGATCCCAGACCCCCCAACAGGCACTGCGCGCCCTGGACCACCACCTCGACCTGATCTTCGACCCGCCCGTCCGGGCAGGGGAGAGGGGCATCGACACCGTCCCGCATGCCACCGCCGCGGACCGCTGA
- a CDS encoding GNAT family N-acetyltransferase: protein MPHLVPPVLPPGSLNHRRQPEIDTVELRLRPWQPDDLPAVLAGYADFTIQRWHCRTMTDDEARSWLASWPSRWQAESGASWAITDPNGGVLGQISLRRLDLASGIAEVSYWVLPYARGRHVASRALTALTTWSFDTGLHRLELNHSTANPASCAVARRAGYPAEGTARREGHHADGWHDTHRHARLRTDPPATHRPG, encoded by the coding sequence ATGCCCCATCTCGTACCGCCCGTGCTGCCGCCCGGCAGCCTGAACCACCGCCGGCAACCCGAGATCGACACCGTCGAGCTGCGCCTGCGTCCCTGGCAACCGGACGACCTGCCCGCCGTCCTCGCCGGCTACGCCGACTTCACCATCCAACGGTGGCACTGCCGCACCATGACCGACGACGAGGCCCGCTCCTGGCTCGCCTCCTGGCCATCACGGTGGCAGGCCGAGAGCGGCGCCAGCTGGGCAATCACCGATCCCAACGGTGGTGTCCTCGGCCAGATCAGCCTGCGCCGGCTCGACCTCGCCAGCGGCATCGCCGAGGTCTCCTACTGGGTCCTGCCGTACGCCCGCGGCCGGCACGTCGCGAGCCGCGCCCTCACGGCTCTCACCACCTGGTCGTTCGACACCGGACTGCACCGACTCGAACTCAACCACTCGACGGCCAACCCCGCCTCCTGCGCCGTCGCCCGACGCGCCGGCTACCCGGCCGAGGGGACCGCCCGCCGCGAAGGTCACCACGCCGACGGCTGGCACGACACCCACCGCCACGCCCGCCTGCGCACCGACCCGCCCGCCACGCACCGCCCAGGGTGA
- a CDS encoding NmrA/HSCARG family protein — protein sequence MTILVIGATGKQGGATARALLDRGVAVRALVRDTGTDAALALRDRGVELVRGDLDDPASLLAAADGADGVFSIPFPDVTDLRGDAELRRSRNVVEAARKAGVSHFVHSSVSGAGDFHRNQPGWAEGRWDRHYWESKADIDELVRTGGFAHWTVLKPATFMENLLGWSYLFGDWSDGTIVTGFAKDTRIAWIAVDDIGETAATAFTDPGRLDGMDVELAGDLLTMTEVAAILSEVTGRTITAPVRTPQEAVEHGMLPAMINAVEQMNENGAPARPEIPRALGLPTTDFRTWARRTFS from the coding sequence ATGACCATCCTTGTCATCGGCGCTACCGGCAAGCAGGGCGGGGCCACCGCCCGGGCGCTGCTCGACCGAGGCGTCGCGGTACGCGCCCTGGTCCGCGACACCGGCACCGACGCCGCGTTGGCCCTGCGGGACCGGGGCGTCGAGCTGGTCCGAGGCGACCTGGACGACCCGGCCTCCCTGCTCGCCGCAGCCGACGGAGCAGACGGCGTCTTCTCGATCCCGTTCCCCGACGTCACGGACTTGCGGGGCGACGCCGAGCTACGCCGCAGTCGCAACGTCGTCGAGGCCGCACGCAAGGCAGGAGTCTCGCACTTCGTGCACAGCAGCGTCTCCGGCGCCGGCGACTTCCACCGTAACCAGCCCGGTTGGGCCGAGGGACGCTGGGACCGGCACTACTGGGAGAGCAAGGCAGACATCGACGAACTCGTCCGCACCGGCGGTTTCGCGCACTGGACCGTGCTCAAGCCGGCGACCTTCATGGAAAACCTGCTCGGCTGGTCCTACCTGTTCGGCGACTGGTCCGACGGCACCATCGTCACGGGCTTCGCCAAGGACACCCGAATCGCCTGGATCGCGGTCGACGACATCGGCGAGACCGCAGCGACCGCCTTCACCGACCCGGGCAGGCTCGACGGCATGGATGTGGAACTCGCCGGTGACCTACTCACGATGACCGAGGTCGCCGCGATCCTCAGCGAGGTCACCGGTCGGACCATCACCGCTCCGGTCCGCACCCCGCAGGAGGCGGTCGAACACGGCATGCTGCCAGCCATGATCAATGCTGTCGAGCAGATGAACGAGAACGGTGCACCCGCACGTCCGGAGATCCCCCGGGCGCTCGGCCTGCCCACCACCGACTTCCGTACCTGGGCCCGACGGACGTTCTCCTGA
- a CDS encoding helix-turn-helix domain-containing protein produces the protein MRADAQRNRALIVKAASEAVARDGAYASLEEIARVAGVGSATLHRHFPSRWALLEAVFHDRIEALCARAGQLLAEPDARQALMTWLCELTAYSTATRGLVTSLLKAPPESASCSAMLVAAGEPLRRRAADEGSVRSDVAMADLVALANAIALAAESASAAEAERLLRLALEGISPARW, from the coding sequence ATGAGAGCTGACGCACAACGCAACCGTGCCCTGATAGTCAAGGCGGCCAGCGAGGCGGTCGCCCGAGACGGCGCGTACGCGTCGCTGGAGGAGATCGCCCGAGTCGCCGGCGTGGGCTCGGCGACCCTGCATCGACACTTCCCGTCCCGATGGGCGCTGCTGGAGGCGGTCTTCCACGATCGGATCGAAGCGCTGTGCGCCCGAGCTGGGCAGTTGTTGGCCGAGCCGGACGCCCGCCAGGCACTGATGACCTGGTTGTGCGAGCTGACGGCGTACAGCACCGCCACCCGGGGCCTGGTCACCTCCCTGCTCAAGGCACCACCGGAGAGTGCGTCCTGCTCCGCGATGCTCGTGGCGGCGGGCGAGCCGCTGCGGCGCCGGGCCGCCGACGAGGGATCCGTGCGTTCGGACGTCGCGATGGCGGACCTGGTGGCCCTCGCCAACGCGATCGCGCTCGCCGCGGAGTCGGCCAGCGCGGCCGAGGCGGAGCGGCTGCTTCGACTTGCTCTGGAGGGCATCAGTCCGGCCCGGTGGTGA
- a CDS encoding cysteine hydrolase family protein has product MTTLPERPNTALLVIDVQNGVVAGTHNRDGVIANINTLLGKARAEGVPVVWVQHSDEGLPQGSEAWQYAPELVRQDTESLVHKRYGDSFEDTDLEAVLAERGVGRLVVTGAQTDGCIRSTLHGALVRGYDTTLVGDAHTTEDLTAYGAPPPVQVIAHTNLYWSFQSAPGREAGTTQTAEVDFGPTD; this is encoded by the coding sequence GTGACGACCCTGCCTGAGCGGCCCAACACGGCTCTGCTCGTCATCGACGTGCAGAACGGCGTGGTGGCGGGCACCCACAACCGCGACGGCGTCATCGCCAACATCAACACTCTGTTGGGCAAGGCCCGCGCCGAGGGCGTGCCGGTCGTCTGGGTGCAGCACTCCGACGAGGGCCTCCCGCAGGGCAGCGAGGCCTGGCAGTACGCACCCGAGCTGGTCCGCCAGGACACCGAGTCGCTGGTGCACAAGCGCTACGGCGACTCGTTCGAGGACACCGACCTGGAGGCGGTGCTCGCCGAGCGTGGCGTGGGCCGGCTGGTCGTCACGGGCGCGCAGACCGACGGGTGCATCCGCTCGACCTTGCACGGCGCGCTCGTCCGGGGGTACGACACGACGCTGGTCGGCGACGCGCACACCACCGAAGACCTGACCGCCTACGGTGCGCCGCCGCCGGTGCAGGTCATCGCCCACACGAACCTGTACTGGAGCTTCCAGAGCGCGCCCGGCCGCGAGGCCGGGACCACGCAGACCGCCGAAGTCGACTTCGGTCCCACCGACTGA
- a CDS encoding tyrosine-type recombinase/integrase: MHDKRDESVTALIEEFLTARATRKPSPHTQAAYRRDLTAVAALAAELSTPPLPLAGLPVDALSPRLIRAAFARFAAGRAASSIGRAWSTWNGFFCFLVAEQVVPGNPMPAVGRPRAPLPTPKPLRGEDTPEHLLTSAARAEGRQRDPWPERDVAVLALALCAGLRLAELLALRVGSLGGRPGERRLEVAGKGGRPRVLPVEPDLDAVLASYLDSRARRFGTRTVRQVSPLLVDRQGEPLRRGGLQYLVESCYRRAGIVDRVPRGARLHALRHTFATRLAEDGAGAAEIMRLLGHASLASSQTYIEVTSGQQREAVRANRTYRALAGLLSPPL; this comes from the coding sequence ATGCATGATAAACGGGATGAATCGGTAACAGCGCTGATCGAGGAGTTCCTGACCGCCCGAGCCACCCGCAAGCCCTCCCCCCACACCCAGGCCGCCTACCGGCGGGATCTGACCGCTGTGGCCGCGCTCGCCGCGGAGTTGTCCACCCCTCCCCTCCCCCTGGCCGGCCTGCCGGTCGACGCGCTCTCCCCCAGACTGATCCGAGCCGCGTTCGCCCGGTTCGCCGCCGGCCGGGCCGCCAGTTCCATCGGTCGAGCCTGGTCGACCTGGAACGGCTTCTTCTGCTTCCTGGTTGCCGAGCAGGTGGTGCCCGGCAATCCGATGCCGGCCGTGGGGCGTCCCCGGGCTCCCCTACCGACGCCGAAGCCGCTGCGCGGTGAGGACACCCCCGAGCATCTGCTCACCTCGGCCGCGCGAGCCGAGGGGCGGCAGCGGGATCCGTGGCCGGAGCGGGACGTGGCGGTGCTGGCGCTGGCCCTGTGCGCGGGGCTGCGACTGGCGGAGTTGCTGGCGTTGCGGGTCGGTTCGCTCGGCGGTCGCCCCGGCGAGCGACGGCTGGAGGTGGCCGGCAAGGGTGGGCGGCCTCGGGTGCTGCCGGTCGAGCCGGATCTGGACGCGGTGCTGGCAAGCTATCTGGACAGCCGGGCCCGCCGCTTCGGCACCCGCACCGTGCGACAGGTGTCGCCGCTGCTGGTGGACCGTCAGGGTGAGCCGCTACGCCGGGGTGGTCTGCAGTATCTGGTGGAGTCCTGTTACCGGCGGGCCGGGATCGTCGACCGGGTGCCGCGTGGGGCGCGGCTGCACGCGTTGCGGCACACGTTCGCCACCCGGTTGGCCGAGGACGGCGCCGGGGCGGCGGAGATCATGCGGCTGTTGGGGCACGCGTCGTTGGCGTCGTCGCAGACGTACATCGAGGTGACCTCGGGGCAGCAGCGGGAGGCGGTGCGCGCCAACCGTACGTACCGGGCGTTGGCCGGGCTGTTGTCGCCACCGCTCTAG
- a CDS encoding tetrahydrofolate dehydrogenase/cyclohydrolase catalytic domain-containing protein, whose amino-acid sequence MSTTMNARLLPGTPVAEAILARVADGVAQLRTAGVTPTLATVLVGDDEASAGYIRIKQRRAAELGFASPHVRLAASASQADVHAVLAEFNSDPGVHGVLLQYPIPGGLDYDRALQTLDPDSDVDGMHPVNLGRLVAGLPGPLPCTPAAIEALLAHHGVPVAGREVVILGRGATLGRPLATLLAQKRPTANAAVTVVHTGVADWSRYTRRAEILVAAAGVPGIVRPEHVRPGAVVVGGGVRYAGRRLLPDVDESCARVAGAITPRVGGVGPVTVAMLFRNALRAARSAADLVAHPLGDGGGASSRHPQSEFRRQQRT is encoded by the coding sequence ATGTCGACGACGATGAACGCGCGGTTGCTGCCGGGTACGCCGGTGGCGGAGGCGATTCTGGCCCGGGTGGCCGACGGTGTGGCGCAGTTGCGGACGGCGGGGGTGACGCCGACGTTGGCGACGGTGCTGGTGGGTGATGACGAGGCCAGTGCCGGCTACATCCGGATCAAGCAGCGGCGGGCGGCGGAGCTGGGTTTCGCCTCGCCGCACGTGCGGTTGGCGGCGTCGGCGTCGCAGGCCGACGTGCACGCGGTGCTGGCCGAGTTCAACTCCGATCCGGGGGTGCACGGGGTGTTGTTGCAGTATCCGATCCCGGGCGGTCTGGACTATGACCGGGCGTTGCAGACCCTCGACCCGGACTCGGACGTGGACGGGATGCATCCGGTGAACCTGGGGCGGCTGGTGGCGGGGTTGCCGGGGCCGCTGCCGTGCACGCCGGCGGCGATCGAGGCGTTGCTGGCCCACCACGGGGTGCCGGTGGCCGGGCGTGAGGTGGTGATCCTGGGTCGTGGTGCGACGTTGGGGCGGCCGTTGGCGACGCTGCTGGCGCAGAAACGGCCGACGGCGAACGCGGCGGTGACGGTGGTGCACACCGGGGTGGCGGACTGGTCTCGGTATACGCGTCGGGCGGAGATTCTGGTGGCGGCGGCCGGGGTGCCGGGCATCGTGCGGCCGGAGCATGTGCGCCCGGGTGCGGTGGTGGTCGGTGGTGGGGTGCGGTACGCGGGACGTCGGTTGCTGCCGGATGTGGACGAGTCGTGTGCCCGGGTGGCGGGGGCGATCACGCCGAGGGTCGGTGGGGTGGGGCCGGTGACGGTGGCGATGTTGTTCCGCAACGCGTTGCGGGCGGCCCGTTCGGCGGCTGACCTGGTGGCGCATCCGCTGGGCGACGGCGGTGGTGCGTCGTCTCGCCACCCGCAGTCCGAGTTCAGGAGGCAGCAACGGACCTGA
- a CDS encoding endonuclease/exonuclease/phosphatase family protein produces the protein MRLATFNLLHGRSLTDGLVDPTRLTAAVAALDADVLALQEVDRDQSRSGNLDLTAIAAQALGAPEHRFAAAVVGTPGEKFRPLTHDDDGHGEPCYGVGLISRHPVTHWRVTRLHPAPVRSPVYVPGPGGGLILLRDEPRVVLAAVLDTPHGPLTVAATHLSFVAGWNVRQLRQVIRALRALPAPRILLGDLNLPAWATRAVSGWHLLARRPTYPAAQPRVQLDHILADRHGFDQLPPATAARTPLSTISDHRPLVVDLGKRP, from the coding sequence GTGCGCCTGGCCACGTTCAACCTGCTGCACGGCCGGTCCCTCACCGACGGCCTGGTCGACCCGACCCGACTGACCGCCGCCGTCGCCGCCCTCGACGCCGACGTCCTCGCCCTCCAGGAAGTCGACCGCGACCAGTCCCGCAGCGGCAACCTCGACCTCACCGCCATCGCCGCCCAGGCCCTCGGCGCACCCGAGCACCGCTTCGCCGCCGCCGTCGTCGGCACCCCCGGCGAAAAGTTCCGCCCCCTCACCCACGACGACGACGGCCACGGCGAACCCTGCTACGGCGTCGGCCTGATCTCCCGGCACCCGGTCACCCACTGGCGGGTCACCCGACTACACCCCGCCCCGGTACGCTCCCCGGTCTACGTGCCCGGCCCGGGCGGCGGCCTCATCCTGCTGCGCGACGAACCCCGCGTCGTCCTCGCCGCCGTGCTGGACACCCCGCACGGCCCGCTCACCGTCGCCGCCACCCACCTGTCCTTCGTCGCCGGCTGGAACGTCCGGCAACTCCGACAGGTCATCCGCGCCCTACGCGCCCTACCCGCCCCGCGCATCCTGCTCGGCGACCTGAACCTGCCCGCCTGGGCCACCCGCGCCGTCTCCGGCTGGCACCTGCTGGCCCGCCGACCCACCTACCCCGCCGCGCAACCCCGCGTCCAACTCGACCACATCCTCGCCGACCGCCACGGCTTCGACCAGCTACCCCCGGCCACAGCCGCGCGAACCCCGCTGTCGACCATCTCCGACCACCGGCCCCTGGTCGTCGACCTCGGCAAGCGCCCCTGA
- a CDS encoding TSUP family transporter: MELDPVTVVTLLAAAALAGWVDAVVGGGGLLLLPALLVAAPGLPPATALGTNKLAAIAGTSTAAVTFARRTRIDWAVAGPAAALAVVCAGLGAALAGAVPPSAYRPVVLVVLVSVALFVVLRPAMGVLAVPQRRTRVRVVVAVLVAGVGIAGYDGLIGPGTGTFLVLTFTALVGADFVHGSAMAKVVNAGTNAGALAVFAVTGHVWWLLGAAMAVCNIAGASVGARMALRRGSGFVRAVLLVVVLALVARLGYDQWVAG, encoded by the coding sequence GTGGAGTTGGACCCGGTGACCGTGGTGACCTTGCTGGCTGCCGCTGCCCTGGCGGGGTGGGTGGACGCGGTGGTGGGTGGCGGTGGGTTGCTGCTGTTGCCGGCGTTGTTGGTGGCGGCGCCGGGGTTGCCTCCGGCGACGGCGTTGGGGACGAACAAGTTGGCGGCGATCGCCGGTACGTCGACGGCGGCGGTGACGTTCGCCCGCCGTACGCGCATCGACTGGGCGGTGGCGGGGCCGGCGGCCGCGTTGGCGGTGGTGTGTGCGGGCCTGGGCGCGGCGTTGGCCGGGGCGGTGCCGCCGTCGGCGTACCGGCCGGTGGTGCTGGTGGTGCTGGTGTCGGTGGCGTTGTTCGTGGTGCTGCGTCCGGCGATGGGGGTGCTGGCGGTGCCGCAGCGGCGTACCCGGGTGCGGGTGGTGGTGGCGGTGCTGGTCGCCGGGGTGGGCATCGCCGGGTACGACGGGCTTATCGGTCCGGGTACGGGCACGTTTCTGGTGCTGACGTTCACCGCGTTGGTGGGTGCGGATTTCGTGCACGGTTCGGCGATGGCGAAGGTGGTCAACGCGGGTACGAACGCCGGGGCGTTGGCGGTGTTCGCGGTGACCGGGCATGTGTGGTGGCTGCTGGGTGCGGCGATGGCGGTGTGCAACATCGCGGGGGCGTCGGTGGGTGCCCGGATGGCGTTGCGGCGTGGTTCCGGGTTCGTGCGGGCGGTGTTGCTGGTGGTGGTGCTGGCGTTGGTGGCGAGGTTGGGCTATGACCAGTGGGTGGCCGGGTGA
- the def gene encoding peptide deformylase, producing MTMRDIRIIGDPVLRTPSEPVTSFDAELRTLVTDLMDTLLGAPGRAGVAAPQIGVNAQVFVYDADGHRGHMINPTLELSDELQDDDEGCLSIPGLYFPTPRALHATVHGYDQHGEPLTIAGSGFLARALQHETDHLAGRLYVDTLRGETRRRALREIRAGRFDSSRRS from the coding sequence ATGACGATGCGGGACATCCGAATCATCGGCGACCCGGTGCTCCGCACCCCCAGCGAACCGGTCACCAGCTTCGACGCCGAACTGCGTACCCTGGTCACCGACCTGATGGACACCCTGCTCGGCGCGCCCGGCCGCGCCGGCGTCGCCGCCCCCCAGATCGGCGTCAACGCCCAGGTCTTCGTCTACGACGCCGACGGCCACCGCGGCCACATGATCAACCCGACGCTGGAACTGTCCGACGAACTCCAGGACGACGACGAGGGCTGCCTGTCCATCCCCGGGCTCTACTTCCCGACCCCGCGCGCCCTGCACGCCACCGTCCACGGCTACGACCAGCACGGCGAACCCCTCACCATCGCCGGCAGCGGATTCCTCGCCCGCGCCCTGCAACACGAGACCGACCACCTCGCCGGCCGCCTCTACGTCGACACCCTGCGCGGCGAAACCCGCCGCCGCGCCCTACGCGAGATCCGCGCCGGCCGCTTCGACTCCTCCCGCCGCAGCTGA
- a CDS encoding chorismate-binding protein has protein sequence MVRGKSAERMSMNRPDVVEALPRTVIDPPAVPASCRGRLVEHARWQWHPADGGDPAAYAEQFLADHGLRLHDLARPARHHHEHGICGAALYLSAAAAALLADGPPGAPNPADLPEAAVVVYAHTDANPTHPVPPPPWWHGTWTESWNPREHADAVTAIRQAISRGDVYQVNLVGHASAPYTGDPLPALTRLGRLPGARYGGVLTGPGWAIGCASPETLIEVRDGTLTTRPIKGTRPATTTGHADLLASAKERAEHIMIVDLERNDLARIARTGSVRVDELFAVRRWCDLWQAESTVRADIADGLGLADLLRAVCPGGSVTGAPKLAALDHIAALEPVGRGASMGALGWIGPDHIDLGLTIRTAAVDGNAVHAWAGGGITWDSEPAAEVAEAAAKTAPVRAALR, from the coding sequence GTGGTGCGCGGGAAATCCGCTGAACGGATGAGCATGAACCGCCCAGACGTCGTGGAAGCGCTCCCACGGACGGTTATCGATCCACCCGCGGTTCCCGCGTCCTGCCGCGGCCGGCTCGTCGAACACGCCCGCTGGCAGTGGCATCCCGCCGACGGCGGCGACCCCGCCGCGTACGCCGAACAGTTCCTCGCCGACCACGGCCTGCGACTACACGACCTGGCCCGCCCGGCCCGCCACCACCACGAGCACGGAATCTGCGGTGCCGCGCTGTATCTGTCCGCCGCCGCCGCGGCCCTGCTCGCCGACGGCCCACCCGGCGCACCCAACCCCGCCGACCTGCCCGAGGCGGCCGTCGTCGTCTACGCCCACACCGACGCGAACCCCACCCACCCCGTGCCACCACCACCGTGGTGGCACGGCACCTGGACCGAGAGCTGGAACCCCCGCGAGCACGCCGACGCGGTCACCGCGATCCGCCAGGCCATCAGCCGCGGCGACGTCTACCAGGTCAACCTCGTCGGACACGCCAGCGCCCCCTACACCGGCGACCCACTGCCGGCCCTGACCCGCCTCGGCCGCCTACCCGGCGCCCGCTACGGCGGCGTGCTCACCGGCCCCGGCTGGGCCATCGGCTGCGCCAGCCCGGAAACCCTCATCGAAGTACGCGACGGCACCCTCACCACCCGACCCATCAAAGGCACCCGACCGGCCACCACCACCGGCCACGCCGACCTGCTCGCCTCCGCGAAGGAACGCGCCGAACACATCATGATCGTCGACCTGGAACGCAACGACCTGGCCCGCATCGCCCGCACCGGCAGCGTCCGCGTCGACGAACTGTTCGCCGTACGCCGCTGGTGCGACCTGTGGCAGGCCGAATCCACCGTCCGCGCCGACATCGCCGACGGACTCGGCCTGGCCGACCTGCTGCGCGCCGTCTGCCCCGGCGGCTCGGTCACCGGCGCACCGAAACTCGCCGCCCTCGACCACATCGCCGCCCTCGAACCCGTCGGCCGCGGCGCCAGCATGGGCGCCCTCGGCTGGATCGGCCCCGACCACATCGACCTCGGCCTGACCATCCGAACCGCCGCCGTCGACGGCAACGCCGTACACGCCTGGGCCGGCGGCGGCATCACCTGGGACAGCGAGCCCGCCGCCGAGGTCGCCGAAGCCGCCGCCAAGACCGCGCCGGTGCGCGCCGCCCTGAGGTGA
- a CDS encoding DUF5999 family protein has product MCQHQPTCPSAEATDREAARVIACFREQGWSLLCNGVIVFEDTGELLPDGSSIAPHRGPARHALAA; this is encoded by the coding sequence ATGTGCCAGCACCAACCCACCTGTCCCTCCGCCGAAGCCACCGACCGGGAAGCCGCCAGGGTCATCGCCTGCTTCCGTGAACAGGGCTGGAGCCTGCTCTGCAACGGAGTCATCGTCTTCGAGGACACCGGCGAGCTGCTGCCCGACGGCAGCAGCATCGCACCGCACCGAGGCCCCGCCCGACACGCCCTCGCCGCCTGA